The following coding sequences are from one Nicotiana tabacum cultivar K326 chromosome 1, ASM71507v2, whole genome shotgun sequence window:
- the LOC107801482 gene encoding uncharacterized protein At4g17910 isoform X2, with protein sequence MDSPVNMKSFNPNKHLKEEFVSNLSGTSMLELFLLITTLSMILFLRSVYSSTKKGPNSAEALLKKDDNITSSKKKDDNINVVDCNKNMGSYLAAVTLDVIWIVFPAILCLTILADWTYINAVVMTLLVAFFIVARRSGFSVSQEEGVRSLRTNISAYRVSMNLLTCVCILAVDFKIFPRRYAKTETYDGHWSRFIYCGKCIGFTAGTWNCKNEFEKCYFFNLSTYSSGLCSNLFHINCGLSGYEVFLLLGLNEYLLSSERGPDIISQNKEGIFSIFGYWGLYLVCVQIGSYLFFGRPGDAVLRTNDWARIRVWILCLLLWLLTVFLDMCVERVSRRMCNLAYVTVVLAMNLQVFAVLTLADYVPGYKVAALIEVFDRNLLGSFLLANVLTGLVNLSIDTLFVSPFTALAILVGYAYILSIAAAVAHVCGIRLKFW encoded by the exons ATGGATTCTCCAGTGAATATGAAGTCCTTTAATCCAAATAAGCATCTCAAGGAAGA GTTTGTAAGCAATTTATCAGGAACTTCAATGCTGGAACTATTTCTTCTGATCACTACACTCTCT ATGATTCTCTTTCTACGTTCAGTATATTCCAGCACCAAAAAAG GTCCTAATTCTGCAGAGGCCTTGTTGAAAAAAGATGATAACATTAcatcatcaaaaaagaaagatgataaCATTAATGTAGTTGATTGTAATAAGAACATGGGATCATATCTTGCTGCGGTGACTCTTGATGTCATCTGGATTGTTTTCCCAGCCATTTTGTGTTTGACT ATTCTGGCAGATTGGACATATATTAATGCAGTTGTGATGACCTTGTTGGTGGCTTTCTTCATTGTAGCTAGAAG ATCTGGATTTTCTGTTTCTCAGGAAGAGGGGGTCCGATCTCTCAGGACAAATATATCTGCATATAGGGTTTCTATG AATCTTCTGACATGCGTATGTATTCTGGCTGTTGACTTCAAGATATTTCCTAGAAGATATGCTAAAACAGAGACCTACG ATGGACATTGGAGTAGGTTCATTTATTGTGGCAAATGCATTGGTTTCACGGCAGGCACGTGGAATTGCAAAAAT GAATTTGAGAAATGCTATTTCTTCAACTTGTCCACTTATAGTTCTGGGCTTTGCTCGAATCTTTTTCACATCAACTGTGGATTATCAG GATATGAGGTCTTCTTGTTGCTTGGGCTAAATGAATATCTTCTTTCAAGCGAAAGAGGACCTGACATAATCAGCCAAAACAAAGAAGGAATTTTTAGCATTTTTG GTTATTGGGGGTTATACCTTGTTTGCGTCCAAATAGGCAGCTATCTTTTCTTTGGAAGACCTGGAGACGCTGTGTTGAGAACAAACGATTGGGCAAGGATTAGAGTCTGGATTCTTTGTCTTCTACTCTG GTTGTTGACAGTTTTTCTAGACATGTGCGTTGAGAGGGTTTCTCGCAGAATG TGCAACCTGGCGTATGTTACTGTAGTATTGGCTATGAACCTTCAG GTTTTTGCAGTTTTAACTCTAGCTGATTATGTACCTGGATATAAAGTTGCTGCGTTGATAGAAGTTTTTGACCGAAACTTACTGGGATCTTTTCTTCTG GCTAACGTGCTAACCGGATTGGTTAACCTGTCCATTGATACCCTCTTTGTCTCACCATTCACTGCACTTGCTATCTTGGTTGGATATGCATACATTTTATCTATTGCTGCAGCAGTTGCACATGTTTGTGGTATTCGATTGAAGTTTTGGTAG
- the LOC107801482 gene encoding uncharacterized protein At4g17910 isoform X1, whose translation MDSPVNMKSFNPNKHLKEEFVSNLSGTSMLELFLLITTLSMILFLRSVYSSTKKGPNSAEALLKKDDNITSSKKKDDNINVVDCNKNMGSYLAAVTLDVIWIVFPAILCLTILADWTYINAVVMTLLVAFFIVARRSGFSVSQEEGVRSLRTNISAYRVSMNLLTCVCILAVDFKIFPRRYAKTETYGTGLMDIGVGSFIVANALVSRQARGIAKMNLRNAISSTCPLIVLGFARIFFTSTVDYQVHVGEYGVHWNFFFTLAAVAILTSMINLSPSNCGILGWFILLGYEVFLLLGLNEYLLSSERGPDIISQNKEGIFSIFGYWGLYLVCVQIGSYLFFGRPGDAVLRTNDWARIRVWILCLLLWLLTVFLDMCVERVSRRMCNLAYVTVVLAMNLQVFAVLTLADYVPGYKVAALIEVFDRNLLGSFLLANVLTGLVNLSIDTLFVSPFTALAILVGYAYILSIAAAVAHVCGIRLKFW comes from the exons ATGGATTCTCCAGTGAATATGAAGTCCTTTAATCCAAATAAGCATCTCAAGGAAGA GTTTGTAAGCAATTTATCAGGAACTTCAATGCTGGAACTATTTCTTCTGATCACTACACTCTCT ATGATTCTCTTTCTACGTTCAGTATATTCCAGCACCAAAAAAG GTCCTAATTCTGCAGAGGCCTTGTTGAAAAAAGATGATAACATTAcatcatcaaaaaagaaagatgataaCATTAATGTAGTTGATTGTAATAAGAACATGGGATCATATCTTGCTGCGGTGACTCTTGATGTCATCTGGATTGTTTTCCCAGCCATTTTGTGTTTGACT ATTCTGGCAGATTGGACATATATTAATGCAGTTGTGATGACCTTGTTGGTGGCTTTCTTCATTGTAGCTAGAAG ATCTGGATTTTCTGTTTCTCAGGAAGAGGGGGTCCGATCTCTCAGGACAAATATATCTGCATATAGGGTTTCTATG AATCTTCTGACATGCGTATGTATTCTGGCTGTTGACTTCAAGATATTTCCTAGAAGATATGCTAAAACAGAGACCTACGGTACTGGCTTG ATGGACATTGGAGTAGGTTCATTTATTGTGGCAAATGCATTGGTTTCACGGCAGGCACGTGGAATTGCAAAAAT GAATTTGAGAAATGCTATTTCTTCAACTTGTCCACTTATAGTTCTGGGCTTTGCTCGAATCTTTTTCACATCAACTGTGGATTATCAG GTTCACGTTGGTGAATATGGTGTGCACTGGAATTTCTTTTTCACTCTTGCTGCCGTGGCAATTTTGACATCGATGATTAATCTTTCGCCAAGTAATTGTGGAATTCTGGGCTGGTTTATTCTATTAG GATATGAGGTCTTCTTGTTGCTTGGGCTAAATGAATATCTTCTTTCAAGCGAAAGAGGACCTGACATAATCAGCCAAAACAAAGAAGGAATTTTTAGCATTTTTG GTTATTGGGGGTTATACCTTGTTTGCGTCCAAATAGGCAGCTATCTTTTCTTTGGAAGACCTGGAGACGCTGTGTTGAGAACAAACGATTGGGCAAGGATTAGAGTCTGGATTCTTTGTCTTCTACTCTG GTTGTTGACAGTTTTTCTAGACATGTGCGTTGAGAGGGTTTCTCGCAGAATG TGCAACCTGGCGTATGTTACTGTAGTATTGGCTATGAACCTTCAG GTTTTTGCAGTTTTAACTCTAGCTGATTATGTACCTGGATATAAAGTTGCTGCGTTGATAGAAGTTTTTGACCGAAACTTACTGGGATCTTTTCTTCTG GCTAACGTGCTAACCGGATTGGTTAACCTGTCCATTGATACCCTCTTTGTCTCACCATTCACTGCACTTGCTATCTTGGTTGGATATGCATACATTTTATCTATTGCTGCAGCAGTTGCACATGTTTGTGGTATTCGATTGAAGTTTTGGTAG
- the LOC107801483 gene encoding prohibitin-1, mitochondrial, whose product MNLNNVKVPKMPGGGAASALIKLGVFAGLGVYGVANSLYNVEGGHRAIVFNRILGVKEKVYPEGTHFMIPWFERPVIYDVRARPHLVESTSGSRDLQMVKIGLRVLTRPVPDELPTVYRTLGENYNERVLPSIIHETLKAVVAQYNASQLITQRENVSREIRKILTERAANFNIALDDVSITSLTFGKEFTAAIEAKQVAAQEAERAKFVVEKAEQDKRSAVIRAQGEAKSAQLIGQAIANNPAFITLRKIEAAREIAQTISHAANKVYLSADDLLLNLQDLNLETARK is encoded by the exons AtgaatctcaacaatgttaaggTTCCTAAGATGCCAGGTGGTGGTGCAGCTTCTGCTTTGATCAAATTGGGAGTCTTTGCTGGTCTTGGTGTATATGGAGTTGCCAACAGTCTTTACAATGTTGAGGGCGGGCATCGTGCCATTGTTTTCAACCGTATTCTTGGTGTTAAAGAGAAG GTTTATCCAGAAGGGACACACTTCATGATTCCTTGGTTTGAAAGGCCAGTCATTTATGATGTTCGTGCACGACCCCACCTTGTGGAGAGCACTTCAGGAAGTCGTGACCTTCAGATG GTGAAAATTGGGCTCAGAGTTCTCACTCGTCCAGTTCCAGACGAACTACCCACTGTTTACCGAACTCTTGGTGAAAACTACAATGAAAGGGTCCTGCCTTCAATTATTCATGAAACGTTGAAAGCTGTGGTTGCCCAGTACAATGCTAGTCAGCTCATCACCCAGAGAGAG AACGTTAGCAGAGAAATACGGAAGATCTTGACAGAGAGGGCAGCCAACTTCAACATTGCTCTAGATGATGTGTCCATAACAAGCCTGACTTTTGGAAAGGAATTTACAGCTGCAATTGAAGCAAAACAAGTGGCTGCTCAAGAAGCTGAAAGAGCAAAGTTTGTTGTGGAAAAAGCTGAGCAAGATAAGCGAAGTGCTGTTATCAGAGCTCAG GGTGAGGCTAAGAGTGCCCAGCTTATTGGTCAAGCGATTGCCAATAATCCGGCATTTATCACACTCAGGAAAATCGAAGCAGCAAGAGAGATTGCCCAGACTATCTCACATGCAGCAAACAAGGTGTACTTGAGTGCCGATGATCTGTTGCTTAACCTTCAGGACTTGAACTTGGAGACTGCAAGAAAATGA